In Centropristis striata isolate RG_2023a ecotype Rhode Island chromosome 5, C.striata_1.0, whole genome shotgun sequence, a single genomic region encodes these proteins:
- the rpl10 gene encoding large ribosomal subunit protein uL16, protein MGRRPARCYRYCKNKPYPKSRFCRGVPDPKIRIFDLGRKKAKVDEFPLCGHMVSDEYEQLSSEALEAARICANKYMVKTCGKDGFHIRMRLHPFHVIRINKMLSCAGADRLQTGMRGAFGKPQGTVARVHIGQVIMSVRTKAQNKEHVVEALRRAKFKFPGRQKIHISKKYGFTKFNACDFDDMMAEKRLISDGCGVKYIPSRGPLTRWKALHAN, encoded by the exons ATGGGCCGCCGACCAGCCCGCTG CTACCGCTACTGCAAGAACAAGCCCTACCCCAAGTCCCGCTTCTGCAGGGGTGTGCCTG ATCCCAAGATCAGGATCTTCGACTTGGGCAGGAAGAAGGCCAAGGTAGATGAGTTCCCTCTGTGTGGCCACATGGTCTCAGATGAGTACGAGCAGCTGTCTTCTGAAG CTCTGGAGGCGGCTCGTATCTGTGCTAACAAGTACATGGTGAAGACCTGCGGTAAGGATGGTTTCCACATCCGCATGCGTCTGCATCCCTTCCACGTCATCCGCATCAACAAAATGTTGTCCTGCGCTGGAGCTGATAG GCTCCAGACTGGAATGCGAGGTGCTTTTGGTAAACCCCAGGGCACCGTGGCCCGCGTGCACATTGGTCAAGTGATCATGTCTGTGCGTACCAAGGCCCAGAACAAGGAGCACGTGGTGGAGGCTCTGCGCAGAGCCAAGTTCAAGTTCCCTGGACGCCAGAAG ATCCACATTTCCAAGAAGTACGGCTTCACCAAGTTCAACGCCTGCGACTTTGATGACATGATGGCTGAGAAGCGTCTGATCTCAGACGGCTGTGGGGTGAAGTACATCCCCAGCAGAGGCCCTCTGACCCGCTGGAAGGCCCTGCACGCCAACTAG